One window of the Salvelinus fontinalis isolate EN_2023a chromosome 2, ASM2944872v1, whole genome shotgun sequence genome contains the following:
- the LOC129825858 gene encoding nucleosome-remodeling factor subunit BPTF-like isoform X10, translating to MRGKRGRPPKTLRMQEPSSEPERGLRPRRELRAKGRGSAEVDFESPKRGNNSSSRGRRKVGSSRGRGRGRGCGGRGTRGRRSIARSVVYDDHESDEDDDAVSLRSEEDELIEEETITDEEEEALNEESDPLEEILEEDDDASYCTESSFRSQSTHGSTPGRKRTRVHCPRSPIFEEKEIPPLELPRTSEDLMVPSEELLNVSSIYEVLRNFSTVLRLSPFRFEDFCAALVGQEQCTLMAETHTALLKAILREEDTSNTTFGPADLKDSVNSTLYFIDGMTWPEVVRAYCESDQEYHHVLPYQEVEDYPYGPLDSKIKVLQFLVDQFLTTNIAREELMSEGVVQYDDHCRVCHRLGDLLCCETCSAVYHLECVKPPLVEVPEDEWQCEICVAHKVPGVTDCVTEMQKSKPYIRQEPIGYDRHRRQYWFLNRRIIVEEDGEHEKKKIWYYSTKVQLGGLIECLDKEYWENDLCAVLEEMREEVHTHMDITEDLTNKARGNNKAFLTAANDEILERVHGRQERRAAEQAEKATTDTTKIEEETPTHCSPLPDHRELQDPESKEEASSQGKTGVALLSAAAPPAGEENTTVHPPKPGSSTQDGTLPKHEPPKPAEVSCSAASESRESGEASMDPEQERPDDKPVDSESHGEEDPSAQCQPTPTPPHPGDENSNSSHVSAPGVLRRPEEPNLADRSSQSSITSQDDTGEGNEIGNGEGSASGWTNNRIVTRLRNPDSKLSQQKTQGDGSPTPRDSKETSPPSSESEVARLGTVRKDLSVKGILNNFFKLGQEGKFRVYHNQFSTNTLGLNKHQHREDHDKRRHLSHKFSLTPAGDFKWNGSIHGSKVLTISTLRLTIIQLETNVPAPFLHPNWASHRTNWIKAVQMCSKAREFALALAIMECAIKPVVMLPVWKDALGHTRLHRMTSMEREEKEKGKKREKKLEDEETMQQATWVKYTIPIKHQVWKQKGEEYRVTGYGGWSWVSKTHVHRFVPRLPGNTNVNYRKALEAAKTGKENATSGPNKQKCLPKAPTSSETQAKEESTPITEEKDKEETSTMESSGSTSPGEGQTLKEKEEKNITEKVEEKKDDQVEEKTEDKMDVDPSPPDTCLSEEEGIVDSKCPPSLTDPAVKEEPGEEEEPKQEDSEAKPPVRPFNWDVVNVSEGFQLRTAYKKKVKTSKLDGLLERRVKQFTLEEKQRLERLKQQSALAKHTVSKEKVNTGTPTTIKASTADKLAVSTSLKAEGQADSVVKDTIVKRLDFDQEQPVKSQPSGETDNLDVRLGSTCKPQAAGATGPNLNTTGLANHESSVQGNGGDALSQTELNGGSQKSIDLNNKVNLTSLEPALGAPKPPRAEVTIAGENGRKHGYEETEQGNGQREIESMDVNQSKPHLVQVNGKDAVDTKAPVDSKMHLNLANKVDTKVMLQTLEGEIKTLPVKEPVKSIMNGTLSQDGLKVNNTVLATSPALAGVERKVVVSEPDYLPPQKVARLENNGDRVVDSVTSSLLGPPTGVPTVSNRTKSEPMEIGQTASNKITPFPIPTAEESSLSNNTIVNSSSSTGVLKTITQVTTTTTTTMSTESRTVQIAEVSSSTKPAVMPAAESSAVSTLTTMTKTTVTRVSSPTLEAAVSEETKTVVTAMLTDAKSGPSGSSVTSMTVSKEYSTRDRVRLLKFSRSKKTRSGTALPSYRKFVTKSSKKSIFVLPNDDLKKLVRRGGIREVPIFNYNAKPALDIWPYPSPRPTFGITWRYRLQTVKSLAGVSLMLRLLWACLRWDDMAVKPSPAVGTTRTESSETAITTTEIIKRRDVGPHGIRSEYCIRKIICPIGVTEAPKETPTPQRKGLRSSALRPKKPEPAKQTGPIVLETWVAEEELEIWEIRAFSERVEREKAQAADQAKKRLEQQKPGATTTSTPTSTPTTSASGTPASLTSQVTPGTKLVLATKLGTPVTFQQNKNFHQSFASWVKQGQGSPASTCSRATVANSMVTTSGQTFQISASPVTMAGQVITAKLSIPANSKIVTVNMPTTQGGMVQVQQNVLGIIPSSTPGNQRTYSSFQNRNATINIRPNTATSTTTQPVIATGAQIRPGMSVIRSPLQQGTTMGKTIIRTPLMMQQGQQQVVTQIIRGQPVSTAVSSASPVQTSAGQRMLGAAPSPRPVTPAPGQSPSPSTPQGGRPQQGQVKLTLAQLTQLTQGAQGGNQGLTVVIQGQGQTTGQLQVIPQGVTVIPGPGQQLMQAAMPNGQVQRFLFTPGASAPAPTLATTASAAVTPVTATTTTPSVPALSQPPVQTPATSQAPAQPVQPPQQAIAHVQPPATSQAPAQPVQPPQQAIAHVQPPQQAIAHVQPPQQAIAHVQPPQQAIAHVQPPQQAIAHVQPPQQAIAHVQPPQQAIAHVQPPQQAIAHVQPPQQAIAHVQPPQQAIAHVQPPQQAIAHVQPPQQAIAHVQPPQQAIAHVQPPQQAIAHVQPLQQAIAHVQPPQQAIAHVQPPQQAIAHVQPPQQAIAHVQPPQQAIAPVQPPQQPIAPVQPPALAPAHPPVSTHQTQPPQTQVHIPLQSPTALPIQQIAQIPTSPQQVHMKTLSVSPSITQGTVRPIQAHAQLQPQVPAQIRPQQLQLHHQHQLITVPGLQQQVQVLGTIQTHVAAQLQAQQGGAVPQQIKLQLPIQIQQAGGQVQAHQIQNVVTIQTASVQDHLQRIQQLREQQQKKKQQEAKREQSLQASSPSDIIQKQVVMKQNAVIDNLKQRKTMTPAEREENQRIIVCNQVMKFILDKIDKDEKQAAKKRKKEESVEQKRSKQNATKLSALLFKHKEQLKAEILKKRALLDKELQLEVQEELRRDISRLRKEKEKAQAAASQAAAAAAAAQVASSLSPTMASPSSAHKRRRDDERDSSSAKPKKKKMISTTSKDHKKEVKLYCVCKTPYDEAKFYIGCDLCSNWFHGACVGITEKEAKKMDDYVCNGCKQGQDSQDSEGTTEELYCICRTPYDETQFYIGCDRCQNWYHGRCVGILQSEATHIDEYVCPQCQSTEDAMTVLTPLTDKDYEGLRRILRSLQAHKMAWPFLEPVDPNDAPDYYGVIKEPMDLSTMEDRLQKRYYNKLTEFVADMTKVFDNCRYYNPNDSPFFQCAEVLESFFVQKLKGFKASRSHNNKLQTSTS from the exons ACTGAAGGCCATCCTGCGTGAGGAAGACACCTCCAACACCACGTTCGGTCCTGCTGACCTCAAGGACAGCGTCAACTCCACCCTCTACTTCATTGATGGTATGACGTGGCCCGAGGTGGTCCGTGCCTACTGCGAGAGCGACCAGGAGTACCACCATGTCCTGCCCTACCAGGAGGTGGAGGACTACCCCTACGGCCCTCTGGACAGTAAGATCAAGGTGCTGCAGTTCTTAGTGGATCAGTTCCTCACCACCAACATCGCCCGCGAGGAGTTGATGTCAGAGGGGGTGGTGCAGTATGATGACCACTGCAGGGTGTGCCACAGGTTGGGGGACCTGTTGTGCTGTGAGACCTGCTCTGCCGTCTACCATCTGGAGTGTGTGAAGCCGCCGCTGGTGGAGGTGCCGGAGGACGAATGGCAGTGTGAGATCTGCGTGGCACACAAGGTGCCCGGGGTCACAGACTGTGTGACAGAGATGCAGAAGAGCAAACCCTACATCCGCCAGGAGCCCATCGGCTACGACCGCCACCGGAGGCAATACTGGTTCCTAAACCGAAGGATAATTGT TGAGGAGGACGGGGAGCATGAGAAGAAGAAGATCTGGTACTACAGCACAAAGGTCCAGCTGGGAGGGCTGATAGAGTGTCTAGACAAGGAGTACTGGGAAAACGACCTGTGTGCTGTCCtcgaggagatgagagaggaggtgcACACTCACATGGACATCACTGAGGACCTCACCAACAAGGCCCGCGGCAACAATAAGGCCTTCCTCACGGCAGCCAACG aTGAGATCCTGGAGCGTGTGCACGGCAGGCAGGAACGGCGAGCAGCGGAGCAGGCAGAGAAGGCCACTACAGACACCACCAAGATAGAGGAAGAGACGCCCACACACTGCTCTCCACTACCAGACCACAGAGAGCTCCAAGACCCCGAGTCTAAGGAGGAGGCAAGCTCACAAGGGAAGACTGGAGTTGCTCTTCTAT CAGCTGCAGCTCCCCCTGCTGGAGAAGAGAACACCACCGTCCACCCCCCTAAGCCTGGCTCGTCTACCCAGGACGGCACTCTCCCTAAACATGAACCCCCTAAGCCTGCTGAGGTGTCCTGCTCGGCCGCCTCTGAGAGCAGGGAGAGTGGGGAGGCCTCCATGGATCCTGAGCAGGAGAGGCCAG atgATAAGCCTGTAGACTCAGAGTCCCATGGAGAGGAGGACCCCTCTGCCCAGTGCCAGCCTACtcccacaccaccacaccctggAGACGAGAACAGCAACAGCAGCCACGTCTCAGCGCCTGGGGTCCTCAGGAGGCCTGAAGAGCCAAACCTCGCTGACAGGTCCTCTCAGTCCTCCATCACCAGCCAGGACGACACGG GTGAAGGCAATGAGATTGGGAATGGTGAGGGTTCAGCGTCTGGATGGACTAACAATCGCATAGTGACTCGTCTGCGTAACCCGGACAGCAAGCTGAGCCAGCAAAAGACCCAGGGAGATGGCAGCCCTACACCCAGGGACAGCAAGGAG ACATCTCCTCCCAGCTCTGAGAGTGAAGTGGCTCGTCTGGGTACTGTGAGGAAAGACTTGTCGGTGAAGGGCATCCTGAACAACTTCTTCAAGCTGGGCCAGGAGGGCAAGTTCCGAGTCTACCACAACCAGTTCAGCACCAACACACTGGGCCTCAACAAGCACCAGCATCGTGAGGACCACGACAAGCGCCGCCACCTGTCCCATAAGTTCAGCCTAACCCCCGCCGGGGATTTCAAGTGGAACGGCTCCATCCACGGCTCCAAGGTGCTGACCATATCCACCCTGCGGCTCACCATCATCCAGCTGGAGACCAATGTCCCCGCCCCCTTCCTGCACCCAAACTGGGCCTCGCACAG GACAAACTGGATTAAAGCGGTGCAGATGTGCAGTAAGGCTCGGGAGTTTGCCTTGGCGCTGGCCATCATGGAGTGTGCCATCAAACCAGTGGTCATGCTGCCTGTCTGGAAAGATGCGCTTGGACACACCAG GCTCCATCGCATGACCTCCATGGAgcgggaggagaaagagaaagggaaaaagagagagaaaaaactggaggatgaggagactatgCAGCAGGCCACCTGGGTGAAGTACACCATCCCCATCAAACACCAG gTGTGGAAGCAGAAGGGGGAGGAGTACAGAGTAACTGGGTACGGGGGCTGGAGCTGGGTCAGTAAGACTCACGTCCATCGCTTTGTTCCCAGGCTACCAGGgaacaccaacgtcaactaccgcAAAGCACTCGAAG CAGCTAAAACTGGCAAAGAAAATGCAACATCCGGCCCGAACAAACAAAAATGTTTGCCCAAAGCACCAACAAGCTCGGAAACCCAGGCAAAAGAAGAGTCTACTCCAATTACTGAAGAAAAAGACAAGGAGGAAACCTCCACCATGGAGTCATCTGGGAGCACTTCACCAGGAGAGGGGCAGACTCtgaaagagaaggaagagaaaaaTATCACAGAGAAGGTGGAGGAGAAGAAAGATGATCAGGTGGAGGAGAAGACTGAGGACAAGATGGATGTTGACCCCAGTCCACCAGACACCTGTCTCAGTGAGGAAGAAG GTATAGTGGACAGCAAATGCCCCCCATCACTGACTGACCCTGCTGTTAAGGAGGAGCCCGGGGAGGAAGAAGAACCTAAGCAGGAGGACTCTGAGGCCAAGCCACCTGTCCGCCCATTCAACTGGGATGTGGTGAACGTCAGCGAGGGCTTCCAGCTCCGTACGGCCTACAAGAAGAAGGTGAAGACGTCCAAGCTCGACGGGCTGCTGGAGCGCAGAGTGAAACAGTTCACCCTGGAGGAGAAGCAGAGGCTAGAGCGCCTCAAACAGCAGTCAGCCCTGGCCAAACACACAGTCTCCAAGGAGAAAGTTAATACAGGGACTCCCACCACCATCAAGGCTTCTACAGCAGACAAGTTAGCAGTGAGCACTAGTCTGAAAGCTGAGGGACAAGCAGACTCAGTAGTTAAAGACACAATTGTTAAAAGGCTTGACTTTGACCAGGAGCAGCCAGTGAAATCCCAGCCCTCAGGAGAGACAGATAATCTGGACGTCAGATTAGGCTCCACCTGTAAACCCCAGGCAGCAGGAGCCACAGGCcccaacctcaacaccacagggTTGGCCAACCATGAGAGCAGCGTTCAGGGCAATGGTGGGGATGCGTTATCTCAAACGGAGCTGAATGGAGGCTCCCAGAAAAGCATAGACCTCAACAACAAAGTCAATTTGACATCTCTAGAACCGGCTTTAGGTGCCCCCAAACCTCCCAGAGCAGAAGTGACGATAGCAGGAGAAAACGGTAGGAAGCATGGTTATGAGGAGACAGAGCAAGGTAATGGACAGAGGGAGATAGAAAGCATGGACGTAAACCAAAGCAAACCACATTTAGTGCAGGTGAACGGGAAAGACGCTGTTGACACCAAGGCTCCTGTAGACTCAAAGATGCACTTAAACCTGGCCAACAAAGTGGACACCAAGGTCATGCTCCAGACGTTAGAGGGTGAGATCAAAACACTGCCAGTGAAGGAGCCTGTAAAATCCATTATGAACGGTACTCTCTCTCAGGACGGGTTAAAGGTCAACAACACTGTGTTAGCCACCAGCCCAGCCTTGGCGGGCGTAGAGAGAAAGGTTGTGGTGTCCGAGCCTGACTATCTGCCACCTCAGAAGGTTGCCAGACTGGAGAATAATGGCGACAGGGTGGTAGACTCCGTCACGTCGTCACTGTTAGGGCCGCCCACTGGTGTTCCCACGGTAAGCAACAGGACCAAGTCTGAGCCAATGGAAATTGGGCAGACGGCATCCAATAAGATCACCCCGTTTCCTATCCCCACTGCAGAGGAGTCCAGCTTGAGTAACAACACCAtagtgaacagtagtagcagtactggGGTGCTGAAGACCATCACCCAAGtcaccacaaccactactaccaccatgtcaacAGAGTCTCGCACGGTGCAGATAGCCGAGGTCTCCAGCAGCACTAAGCCTGCAGTGATGCCTGCTGCAGAGAGCAGTGCTGTGTCCACCCTCACCACCATGACCAAGACCACCGTCACCAGGGTCAGCTCCCCGACCCTCGAGGCCGCTGTCTCCGAGGAAACCAAGACTGTTGTCACTGCAATGTTGACAGATGCCAAATCTGGCCCCTCAGGCTCTTCAGTCACCTCCATGACAGTCAGTAAGGAGTACTCCACCAGAGACCGTGTCCGGCTGCTAAAGTTCTCCCGCTCCAAGAAGACCCGCTCTGGCACGGCCCTCCCCTCCTACCGCAAGTTTGTCACCAAGAGTAGCAAAAAGAGCATCTTTGTACTGCCTAATGATGACCTGAAGAAGCTGGTGAGGAGAGGGGGCATCAGAGAGGTACCCATCTTCAACTACAACGCCAAGCCAGCCCTGGACATCTGGCCCTATCCCTCCCCCAGACCCACCTTTGGAATCACGTGGAG ATACCGTCTCCAGACTGTGAAGTCTCTGGCGGGGGTCAGTCTGATGCTGCGGCTGCTCTGGGCCTGCCTGAGGTGGGATGACATGGCTGTCAAGCCCTCCCCTGCTGTAGGAACCACCCGCACAG AATCCTCGGAGACGGCGATCACCACAACAGAGATCATCAAGCGGCGAGATGTGGGGCCGCACGGCATCCGGTCTGAATACTGCATCAGGAAGATCATCTGCCCAATTGGCGTTACCGAAGCTCCCAAAG AAACTCCCACTCCCCAGAGGAAAGGCCTGCGCTCCAGCGCTCTGAGGCCAAAGAAGCCTGAGCCGGCCAAGCAGACTGGACCAATCGTCTTAGAGACGTGGGTGGCCGAGGAGGAGCTGGAGATCTGGGAGATCAGAGCCTTTTCAGAAAG ggtggagagggagaaggccCAGGCTGCAGACCAGGCTAAG AAACGGTTGGAGCAACAGAAGCCTGgtgccaccaccacctccacccccaccagcACCCCTACAACCTCAGCCTCTGGCACTCCGGCATCCCTGACCAGCCAGGTCACCCCGGGGACTAAACTGGTCCTGGCCACCAAGCTGGGGACACCTGTCACATTCCAGCAGAACAAGAACTTCCATCAGTCGTTTGCTTCCTGGGTCAAGCAGGGCCAGGGTAGTCCAG CCTCCACCTGCTCACGGGCCACCGTGGCCAACAGCATGGTCACCACCTCTGGGCAAACGTTCCAGATCTCTGCCAGCCCGGTGACCATGGCTGGCCAGGTCATCACCGCCAAGCTATCCATTCCGGCCAACAGCAAGATTGTTACGGTCAACATGCCAACCACACAAGGAG GTATGGTGCAAGTCCAGCAGAATGTCCTGGGCATTATTCCATCCAGTACCCCAGGCAACCAGCGGACCTACTCCTCATTCCAGAACCGCAACGCAACCATCAACATCAGACCCAACACCGCCACCTCAACCACCACTcagccg GTCATTGCCACCGGAGCCCAGATCCGTCCGGGCATGTCGGTGATCCGATCACCCCTGCAGCAGGGCACCACCATGGGCAAAACCATCATCAGAACCCCCTTGATGATGCAACAAG GCCAGCAGCAGGTGGTGACTCAGATCATCCGGGGCCAACCTGTCTCCACAGCCGTTTCCAGTGCCAGCCCTGTGCAGACCAGCGCAGGCCAGAGGATGCTGGGTGCCGCCCCGTCCCCCCGTCCTGTCACCCCTGCCCCCGGGCAGTCCCCATCACCATCCACTCCCCAAGGCGGCCGACCACAGCAGGGACAGGTCAAACTCACCCTGGCCCAGCTCACCCAGCTAACGCAGGGGGCACAG gGAGGGAACCAGGGTCTCACAGTAGTAatccagggacagggacagaccacAGGCCAGCTGCAGGTTATCCCCCAGGGGGTGACAGTCATCCCAGGCCCTGGGCAGCAGCTCATGCAGGCTGCCATGCCCAACGGCCAGGTGCAGCGCTTCCTCTTCACCCCAGGGGCATCAGCCCCTGCCCCCACCCTCGCCACCACAGCCAGTGCTGCTGTCACACCCGTCACAgccaccacaacaacaccctcAGTGCCAG CACTGTCTCAGCCTCCGGTTCAGACTCCCGCCACCTCTCAAGCACCGGCACAACCAGTCCAGCCTCCTCAACAGGCTATCGCTCATGTCCAGCCTCCCGCCACCTCTCAAGCACCGGCACAACCAGTCCAGCCTCCTCAACAGGCTATCGCTCATGTCCAGCCTCCTCAACAGGCTATCGCTCATGTCCAGCCTCCTCAACAGGCTATCGCTCATGTCCAGCCTCCTCAACAGGCTATCGCTCATGTCCAGCCTCCTCAACAGGCTATCGCTCATGTCCAGCCTCCTCAACAGGCTATCGCTCATGTCCAGCCTCCTCAACAGGCTATCGCTCATGTCCAGCCTCCTCAACAGGCTATCGCTCATGTCCAGCCTCCTCAACAGGCTATCGCTCATGTCCAGCCTCCTCAACAGGCTATTGCTCATGTCCAGCCTCCTCAACAGGCTATCGCTCATGTCCAGCCTCCTCAACAGGCTATCGCTCATGTCCAGCCTCCTCAACAGGCTATCGCTCATGTCCAGCCTCCTCAACAGGCTATCGCTCATGTCCAACCCCTTCAACAGGCTATCGCTCATGTCCAGCCCCCTCAACAGGCTATCGCTCATGTCCAGCCCCCTCAACAGGCTATCGCTCATGTCCAGCCCCCTCAACAGGCTATCGCTCATGTCCAGCCCCCTCAACAGGCTATCGCTCCAGTCCAGCCCCCTCAACAGCCTATCGCTCCAGTCCAGCCCCCTGCCCTCGCTCCTGCCCACCCTCCAGTGTCCACACATCAGACTCAACCTCCTCAGACTCAAGTCCACATCCCCCTCCAGTCTCCCACTGCCTTACCCATCCAGCAGATAGCCCAGATCCCAACCTCTCCACAACAGGTCCatatgaaaactctctcggtctCCCCCTCTATCACCCAGGGCACAGTGAGGCCTATCCAGGCCCATGCTCAACTCCAGCCCCAGGTTCCGGCTCAGATCAGGCCGCAGCAGCTGCagctccaccaccaacaccagcTGATCACAGTGCCGGGGCTGCAGCAGCAGGTCCAGGTGCTGGGCACCATCCAGACCCACGTGGCGGCCCAGCTCCAGGCCCAGCAGGGTGGGGCGGTGCCCCAGCAGATCAAGCTGCAGCTGCCTATCCAGATCCAGCAGGCAGGAGGCCAGGTGCAGGCCCACCAGATCCAGAACGTGGTGACCATCCAGACAGCCAGCGTGCAGGACCACCTGCAGAGGATCCAGCAGCTCAGAGAGCAGCAgcagaagaagaagcagcaggAGGCCAAAAGGGAGCAGAGCCTGCAGGCCTCCAGCCCCAGCGACATCATCCAGAAACAGGTGGTGATgaagcagaatgctgtgatagacAATCTGAAACAGAGGAAGACCATGACTCCAGCAGAGCGGGAGGAGAACCAGAG AATAATCGTCTGCAATCAGGTTATGAAGTTCATCCTGGACAAGATCGACAAGGATGAGAAGCAGGCGGCtaagaagaggaagaaggaggagTCTGTGGAGCAGAAACGCAGCAAGCAGAATGCCACCAAGCTCTCGGCTCTGCTCTTCAAGCACAAAGAGCAGCTCAAGGCTGAGATCCTGAAGAAGAGGGCTCTACTGGACAAGGAGCTGCAGCTGGAGGTTCAG GAGGAGCTGAGGAGGGACATCAGCAGGctgaggaaggagaaggagaaggccCAAGCTGCAGCCTCTCAGGCAGCTGCTGCTGCAGCCGCAGCCCAGGTGgcctcatccctctcccccaccATGGCCTCGCCCTCCTCCGCCCACAAACGCAGGAGGGACGACGAGAGGGACTCGTCCTCCGCCAAgcccaagaagaagaagatgatATCCACTACCTCAAAGGATCACAAGAAGGAAGTGAAgctgtactgtgtctgtaaaacGCCCTATGACGAGGCCAA GTTCTACATTGGGTGCGACCTGTGCTCCAACTGGTTCCACGGTGCGTGTGTGGGCATCACGGAGAAGGAGGCCAAGAAGATGGACGACTACGTCTGTAATGGCTGCAAGCAGGGCCAGGACTCACAGGACTCAGAGGGCACCACGGAGGAGCTGTACTGCATCTGCCGGACGCCATATGATGAAACACA GTTTTACATTGGCTGCGACCGTTGCCAGAACTGGTACCACGGGCGCTGTGTGGGCATTCTGCAGAGTGAGGCCACCCACATAGACGAGTACGTGTGCCCGCAGTGTCAATCCACGGAGGACGCCATGACGGTCCTCACACCGTTAACCGACAAGGACTACGAGGGTTTAAGAAGAATCCTGCGTTCCTTACAG GCTCACAAAATGGCGTGGCCGTTCCTTGAACCAGTAGATCCCAACGATGCTCCTGATTATTATGGCGTTATAAAGGAACCGATGG ACCTCTCCACAATGGAAGACAGATTACAGAAACGGTATTACAACAAGCTCACTGAGTTTGTGGCGGACATGACCAAAGTCTTTGACAACTGCCGCTACTACAACCCCAACGACTCCCCCTTCTTTCAGTGTGCCGAAGTTCTGGAGTCATTCTTTGTACAGAAGCTCAAAGGTTTCAAAGCTAGCAG GTCTCATAACAACAAACTACAGACTTCGACCTCTTAG